Proteins encoded by one window of Puntigrus tetrazona isolate hp1 chromosome 25, ASM1883169v1, whole genome shotgun sequence:
- the LOC122331215 gene encoding C-C motif chemokine 13-like isoform X2 produces the protein MRTLMSVMFLVLFCSVQMTSSAVISIAVAQSRCCTEFSDVKIPVKLVESYFWTSSSCARRAIVFQMKSGKQICVDPDTTWVSGHVDKVDKRV, from the exons ATGAGGACCTTGATGTCTGTGATGTTCCTGGTGCTCTTCTGCTCTGTGCAGATGACTTCAAGCG CTGTCATCTCAATTGCCGTGGCACAGTCTAGGTGCTGCACAGAGTTCAGTGACGTGAAGATCCCTGTGAAACTGGTGGAGTCTTATTTCTGGACCAGCAGCAGCTGTGCCAGACGAGCGATTGT GTTTCAGATGAAATCAGGGAAACAGATCTGTGTAGATCCAGACACCACCTGGGTCAGCGGTCATGTTGATAAAGTGGACAAAAGAGTCTAA
- the LOC122331215 gene encoding C-C motif chemokine 4-like isoform X3 yields the protein MRTVMSVMFLVLFCSVQLASSAVISIAVAQSRCCTEFSDVKIPVKLVESYFWTSSSCARRAIVFQMKSGKQICVDPDTTWVSGHVDKVDKRV from the exons ATGAGGACCGTGATGTCTGTGATGTTCCTGGTGCTCTTCTGCTCTGTGCAGTTGGCTTCAAGCG CTGTCATCTCAATTGCCGTGGCACAGTCTAGGTGCTGCACAGAGTTCAGTGACGTGAAGATCCCTGTGAAACTGGTGGAGTCTTATTTCTGGACCAGCAGCAGCTGTGCCAGACGAGCGATTGT GTTTCAGATGAAATCAGGGAAACAGATCTGTGTAGATCCAGACACCACCTGGGTCAGCGGTCATGTTGATAAAGTGGACAAAAGAGTCTAA
- the LOC122331215 gene encoding C-C motif chemokine 4-like isoform X1 — protein sequence MRTVMSVMFLVLFCSVQLASSASIAIDLAQSKCCFKFSDVKIPVKQVESYFWTSSSCARRAIVFQMKSGKQICVDPDTTWVSGHVDKVDKRTTSTITTTKAQESKRTYAVSI from the exons ATGAGGACCGTGATGTCTGTGATGTTCCTGGTGCTCTTCTGCTCTGTGCAGTTGGCTTCAAGCG CTTCCATTGCCATTGATTTGGCACAATCtaagtgttgttttaaattcagtGACGTGAAGATCCCTGTGAAACAAGTGGAGTCTTATTTCTGGACCAGCAGCAGCTGTGCCAGACGAGCGATTGT GTTTCAGATGAAATCAGGGAAACAGATCTGTGTAGATCCAGACACCACCTGGGTCAGCGGTCATGTTGATAAAGTGGACAAAAGAACAACCAGCACAATAACTACTACAAAAGCACAAGAGTCTAAAAGAACCTACGCcgtttctatttaa
- the LOC122331217 gene encoding C-C motif chemokine 13-like — MRTLMSVMFLVLFCSVQMASSAVISIAVAQSRCCTEFSDVKIPVKLVESYFWTSSSCDRRAIVFQTKSGKQICVDPDTTWVSGHVDKLDKKTKV, encoded by the exons ATGAGGACCTTGATGTCTGTGATGTTCCTGGTGCTCTTCTGCTCTGTGCAGATGGCTTCAAGCG ctgTCATCTCAATTGCCGTGGCACAGTCTAGGTGCTGCACAGAGTTCAGTGACGTGAAGATCCCTGTGAAACTGGTGGAGTCTTATTTCTGGACCAGCAGCAGCTGTGACAGACGAGCGATTGT GTTTCAGACGAAATCAGGGAAACAGATCTGTGTAGATCCAGACACCACCTGGGTCAGCGGTCATGTTGATAAActggacaaaaaaacaaaagtctaA